Within Winogradskyella helgolandensis, the genomic segment CAATATTCTCTCGCTGTGAAACTTCTGCTAAATCACCTTCAAAAACTCTATTAATTAAAGAGTATGCGTTTTGTATGGTAATCATTCGAGGTAAACTCTGCCTTTTAGATTCTTCTAAATAACGCATAGTTCCCCAAGCCTTTTCATTAGAAATACCGACTTGCCTTATTTTTCCAGTTTTGATAATCTCATCTAAGTTGTGAAGAATTTCCTTAAAATTATCTTCCCATTTATCTTTAGGATTATTTTTATAATCGCGTACTCCAAAGGTATTCGTATTTCGTTCTGGCCAGTGCAGTTGATATAAATCTATATAATCGGTTTTTAAGCGTTTTAAACTGTGGTTTACGGCATCATTTAGCGCTTCCTTGCTAAAACCATTAGTTCTAATATGAGCTGTATAATCTCCAGTTCCTGCAATTTTAGAACCCAAAACAACCTTATCTCTGTTTCCTGTTTTAGCAAACCAATTACCAATAATACGTTCGGTTTCTGCATAGGTTTCTTTTCTCGCCGGAACAGGATACAATTCTGCAGTATCAAAAAAATTAACTCCTTTATCTAAAGCAAAATCCATTTGAGCAAAACCTTCGTCTTGGGTATTTTGATTTCCCCATGTCATGGTGCCAAGGCAAATTTTACTAACTTTTATATCTGTGTTTGGTAGTGTTGTGTATTTCATCTTTAGTTCCCGTGAAAACGGGAATCTCATTTTAGTTAAACTTAATTTATTAATCTACGTTTCGACTCCGCTCAGCGCAACATTTTCACACCTAGAATATACAGTAAATATAAGAAGACCTCACAGGTTTTAAAAACATGTGAGGTCTAAATGTTTGT encodes:
- a CDS encoding aldo/keto reductase, producing MKYTTLPNTDIKVSKICLGTMTWGNQNTQDEGFAQMDFALDKGVNFFDTAELYPVPARKETYAETERIIGNWFAKTGNRDKVVLGSKIAGTGDYTAHIRTNGFSKEALNDAVNHSLKRLKTDYIDLYQLHWPERNTNTFGVRDYKNNPKDKWEDNFKEILHNLDEIIKTGKIRQVGISNEKAWGTMRYLEESKRQSLPRMITIQNAYSLINRVFEGDLAEVSQRENIGLLAYSPMAFGVLSGKYINGTAAKNSRLNMFSHFSRYSSANATEATKRYLKIAENHNLSLAQMSLAFVNERPFVTSNIIGATNLEQLEENIDSINVSLSDEVMKEIDAVHSDIPNPTP